DNA from Rubripirellula lacrimiformis:
TTGCGACTGTTTCCCACCAATCATTCCAGCGACCGCCGCGAGCGAGAGCTTGATCGAATTGCTGGGACTGCCGATGCCAAGACGGTTGTGATCCCGCTAGGGAAAATGGTTCCGCTGTTGTTGGAAGCAGCAGCGGACGATTTAGCCTGGCTAAACGATTTCGCAAACGATTCGGTCCGCATTGATGTCGACCTGTACGACGTCCTGCTGGCCTACAAACAAATGCGACAGTCGGCTGCTGCCTGAACAAACCATTCGCGATGCGATTCGCCTGACGCGACGCCATCGTTGAACTAAAAACTGAACGCAAATACAAAGGACTGAAGATGCGATCGATTGCTGTGATCAACCAAAAGGGTGGCGTCGGAAAGACGACCAGTTCAGTAAACTTGGCGGCCGCACTTGCCATGGCGGGACGCAAGGTATGCGTGATGGACCTGGATCCCCAAGCCCACGCATCGCTTCACCTCGGCATCACTGCCGTCGACGGCGAGCCCAGCATGTACGAAGTCCTGTGCGGCGAAGCTTCGCTGTCACAAGCCAGACGTCAAGTCAACGAAAACCTGTCGGTGGTCCCAGCCAACTTGGACTTGGCGGCTGCAGAATTGGAACTCGCTGGCGAAGTCGGTCGCGAAATGATTCTGCGCGACAAGATGGAAGACGACGACGAAAAGTTCGACTACATCATTTTGGATTGCCCGCCCAGCTTGGGCGTTTTGACCGTGAATGCATTGGTCGCCGTGGGCGAAGTTTTCTTGCCCCTGCAGCCACACTTCTTGGCACTCCACGGCCTTAGCAAGCTGTTGCGCACCATCGAAGTCGTGTCACGACGTCTGAACAGCGGTCTGCGTTTGTCGGGCGTCATGCTGTGCATGTACGATTCGAACACGCGTTTGGCCGCCGAAGTCAGCAATGACATCGAAGAATTCTTTCAAGCAAGCCAATGCAGTCGAGAATTCTTTCGGGGGGCAAAGTTCTTTGACACTCGCGTCCGACGCAATATCCGCTTGGCCGAAGCGCCTAGTTTCGGGCAGTCGATCTTTCAATACTCGGCGGAAAGCAATGGTGCCGCCGATTACCAGTCGCTGGCCGACGAAGTCATCGCTCAAGAAAAATCGCGGATCGTCGGTCCGATCCGAATGGCTGCCTAGTTGCAGGTCTGCGGTTCGATTGACGTCGATGTATTGTTCCGTCGAGAAACTTGCCGTCGGCAAAAACTTGCCGTGATCAATCCGGTCCGTGATGGTCCCGACAAGACACGCGCAAGACTAGATCGTTTTGGTCAAGGACACCTGTAATTTGCATTGGCCCGGATCGACCGTTTCACCGCGGCGGTACTTGGTCAGCAGCCGACGAGATTCTTCGGCCAGCATCCGGCGGACTTCCCGTCGCTTGCCTTTGACGCGTGGGATTGCCATGTGATCGTAGGCGGTGGTCTGGTGTCGCATCCACGCGATCACCGCGGATTCCGCTCGACGTTCAATGGGAATGCGCTGGGTTCGCGCGACCGTCCCGCTGCCAACCGGTGTCGCGTGCTGCGTCACCGCGGTGGCGAACCGGACGGCCAGATCCCGATGCTGTGGGGCGAAGTTCAAAAACGCGACGACCGCGCCCAAGAAGTCTTCGACATATTCGGCCTGCTTCTTGTCTCGCCGCGCCGCATCGGCCACTTTGCGTTTGGCGTAGGCGTCCGTGGAACGCTCGACGTCCAGCTTTGCTTTGGCTGCCGCAATGGTTTTGCCATCGGCCCAAACGCCTTGCGAAAACGTTCGCCGCCCTTTTTTTTCTTTGACCGTGTACGTCGGTCCCGCCGCTTTGACCCGGCGCGTCAGTCCGGCGTCGCCGGGCGGCAGCAGTTCCCACCCGCCTGGCACTTGGACCACGGTTCCGTCCGGCATCGTCACGCTGCGTTCGTTCGGACCGGGGGCTACATCCTTGCTTTGATTCGTCATGGAATCGTCTCGTCGGGGTGGGAACAGTTTTGGCGCAACGGCGAGCCGTCAACTTGCAATTGATCCGTACCCTCGTCAATCCCCACCCTCGTCTATCTTCAACCAACCTCTCGGCGGACTCGTTCTTTACGCACGATCCGAACCACAGGACGTGCATTCATTGGGACCGTTAGGGTTGCCCGTGATCCCATTGATTGGCCACCAACTCACTGCTGGCCCGAGTCCCCATGGCTCCCCAAACTCCGTACGGGCTGGGGCTTCCCGGCGGCGTTGGCCCAGCCAAAAAGACCGTCGAAGAATCGTGGTCGCCCGCGTCGACGCTATCGGACACAAACGTGACCGCCCCGTCCGCCATGCCGACGTGAACGCCGCTTTGATGTCGACTGCTGGGCGGCAAGACCCCCGTGCTGTCGTCCCGGTCTTCACGAAGCACCAACGGTTGATTGGGAGGCAGGATGGTGTTGAAAGCTGTGTAAAGAGGCATGCCATCGGCCCATCGCAATCCACGGCGCGCACTGGGGATGGCGACAATCCCAGGGTTGGAAACCGCCATCGACCAGAACTCGGGACGATCGGGATCGATCAATACCGTTTGGAATATCCAACCAGGGTCTTTCAACAGCACATCCTTGGCTGCCATCTCTTTCTTCGATGCGACGACGGTGGAGCCTTTTCCCGCTATTTCATATCCGGCGGAAACGACGGCCGGCAGGGTCCGAGTGCTGGAATCGCCTAAGTCGGTTGCGATTTCCCCCATCATGATCGTATGGCTGCGGCCATCGGTGATGTCCGAAAAACGGACGGTCGTTCGCGGGACAAAGACGCCTCGC
Protein-coding regions in this window:
- a CDS encoding DUF2293 domain-containing protein encodes the protein MTNQSKDVAPGPNERSVTMPDGTVVQVPGGWELLPPGDAGLTRRVKAAGPTYTVKEKKGRRTFSQGVWADGKTIAAAKAKLDVERSTDAYAKRKVADAARRDKKQAEYVEDFLGAVVAFLNFAPQHRDLAVRFATAVTQHATPVGSGTVARTQRIPIERRAESAVIAWMRHQTTAYDHMAIPRVKGKRREVRRMLAEESRRLLTKYRRGETVDPGQCKLQVSLTKTI
- a CDS encoding ParA family protein, yielding MRSIAVINQKGGVGKTTSSVNLAAALAMAGRKVCVMDLDPQAHASLHLGITAVDGEPSMYEVLCGEASLSQARRQVNENLSVVPANLDLAAAELELAGEVGREMILRDKMEDDDEKFDYIILDCPPSLGVLTVNALVAVGEVFLPLQPHFLALHGLSKLLRTIEVVSRRLNSGLRLSGVMLCMYDSNTRLAAEVSNDIEEFFQASQCSREFFRGAKFFDTRVRRNIRLAEAPSFGQSIFQYSAESNGAADYQSLADEVIAQEKSRIVGPIRMAA